A portion of the Leptospira kanakyensis genome contains these proteins:
- a CDS encoding amidohydrolase family protein: MEKIAGKIVTHEREFEGTIEFDSNTGLITSIKDGIDADARQFSDGSVIFPGFGDIHIHAREDVSGKHTYKEDFISAGNAAINGGVIHVADMPNNPVPPIDDESYAAKQALTKKAPIHITLYAGIGPHTKPLEKKVPYKVFMGPSIGELFFHDNASLEEVIKHYVGQDISFHCEDPEILIANQSQPTHEERRPKEAETVATDFALYLIEKYNLKGKLCHYSTKDGLSKIIAAKKRGVNVTCEVTPTHLMFDTDMLTETNHKWFQMNPPLRGKEDREAMVKGILDGHIDYLATDHAPHSIEEKQKGTSGISQLDTYGLFVTYMILKLNIPMKTIATICSKNPGEFVAPYLPNHFGKGVGIINQGYAANFSILNLKKPVEFKKSMVKSKSGWSPFEGFNFPGSIESVYFLGKEIHAK; this comes from the coding sequence ATGGAAAAAATTGCAGGGAAGATCGTAACCCACGAAAGGGAATTTGAAGGTACGATAGAATTTGATTCGAATACCGGACTCATCACATCTATAAAAGATGGAATCGATGCCGATGCTCGCCAGTTTTCTGATGGTTCGGTGATTTTTCCTGGTTTCGGTGATATCCACATCCACGCAAGAGAAGATGTGAGTGGAAAACATACTTATAAAGAAGATTTTATCTCAGCAGGTAACGCTGCCATCAATGGGGGTGTGATCCATGTGGCTGATATGCCAAACAATCCGGTTCCTCCCATTGATGATGAATCCTACGCCGCAAAACAGGCGCTCACTAAAAAAGCACCCATCCATATCACTTTGTATGCAGGGATCGGCCCACATACCAAACCTTTGGAGAAAAAAGTTCCCTATAAAGTGTTTATGGGTCCATCCATCGGAGAATTATTTTTTCATGACAATGCTTCTTTAGAAGAAGTCATCAAACATTATGTGGGCCAAGACATTAGTTTTCACTGCGAAGATCCAGAAATCTTAATTGCTAATCAGTCACAACCTACCCATGAAGAAAGACGACCCAAAGAAGCAGAAACAGTGGCTACCGATTTTGCTTTGTATTTGATCGAAAAATACAATCTCAAAGGCAAACTTTGTCATTATTCGACAAAAGACGGTCTTTCTAAAATCATCGCGGCTAAAAAACGAGGAGTGAATGTGACTTGTGAAGTGACACCCACTCATTTGATGTTTGATACAGATATGTTAACAGAAACCAATCATAAATGGTTTCAAATGAACCCTCCACTTCGTGGCAAAGAAGACCGCGAAGCTATGGTAAAAGGGATTTTGGATGGGCATATTGACTATTTGGCAACGGATCACGCCCCCCATTCTATAGAAGAAAAACAAAAGGGAACCAGTGGGATCTCTCAACTCGATACTTATGGGTTGTTTGTCACCTATATGATACTCAAATTAAACATTCCCATGAAGACCATAGCAACAATATGTTCCAAAAACCCTGGCGAATTTGTGGCCCCCTACCTTCCTAACCATTTTGGCAAAGGAGTTGGTATCATTAATCAAGGTTATGCGGCGAATTTTTCTATCCTAAATTTAAAAAAACCAGTTGAATTTAAAAAATCAATGGTTAAAAGTAAGTCCGGCTGGTCACCATTTGAAGGATTTAATTTCCCTGGATCCATCGAATCAGTTTATTTTTTAGGCAAAGAAATACATGCAAAATGA
- a CDS encoding sensor domain-containing protein, which produces MQNEPLGSKILSGLTVKSLLAEYPNSFQVLDWEGNFVSVTERFARFLEFEPKEIVGKSIVDFAHEDDKENTKYTFDSLGENPNIVNFENRLVTNSKEEVWIIWLLIPLRESKIILGFDRDVTIQKDISFEFLLQQQKYKSIFDNLPMGIAITDEKGKIIETNKTARTYFNIQDGELLNRTLNIRKYTLIQPNGSKIYPRNSSLMRALRHKEVIRNMEIGLIKEDKITWFDILATPIPMENFGLAVAFLDITQRRHAEEKIAYMAFFDQLTNLPNRNSLIDKLFPIFEEARRHGNLVGVLAIDLDNFKIINDSRGHDFGDKIIKLVAYRIRESIRVYDLISRQGGDEFTVVLPDLSNERDAAVISESILDAMTHPFVIDGERIFVNISIGIALYPTDGKDSNTLLKNADSALNLAKSQGKNCYVFFTEELQTVVAERLEIENRMRIAIIENQFTLMYQPKIDLYTKKPTGVEALIRWRHPERGLISPNVFIPISEETGMILAIGEWVIKSAIQTMRYWKDEGINDVSMAVNISTKQFKHERLISTIAENLKLFKVDPHDLEVELTESSVMENADAAVRTMQEIRKLGAKIAIDDFGTGYSSLGYLKKLPISSLKIDRSFVSEITSDKDSKTIIHAVSNLAHNLGLSVVAEGAETEEQVQLLAESGVDLIQGFYFAKPMTSEDCLQFLKTELGISD; this is translated from the coding sequence ATGCAAAATGAGCCATTAGGCAGTAAAATTCTCTCTGGACTCACAGTTAAGTCACTCCTTGCCGAATATCCGAATAGTTTTCAAGTATTAGATTGGGAAGGGAATTTTGTTTCTGTTACCGAACGTTTTGCTCGGTTTTTAGAATTTGAACCCAAAGAAATTGTCGGCAAATCTATAGTCGACTTTGCTCACGAAGACGACAAAGAGAACACAAAATACACTTTTGATAGTCTGGGTGAAAATCCGAATATTGTAAATTTCGAAAACCGTTTGGTCACAAACTCTAAAGAAGAGGTATGGATCATTTGGTTACTCATCCCTTTACGTGAGTCCAAAATCATTTTGGGTTTTGATCGCGATGTCACAATCCAAAAAGATATATCCTTTGAATTCCTCCTCCAACAGCAGAAGTACAAATCGATTTTTGATAACCTTCCTATGGGAATTGCAATAACGGATGAAAAAGGAAAAATTATTGAAACCAATAAAACAGCAAGAACCTACTTTAACATCCAGGACGGGGAACTTTTAAATCGTACTTTAAACATTCGTAAATACACCCTCATCCAACCCAATGGAAGTAAAATCTATCCAAGAAATTCCAGCCTGATGCGAGCCCTTCGTCACAAAGAAGTAATTCGTAATATGGAAATTGGTCTGATCAAGGAAGATAAAATTACTTGGTTTGATATTTTAGCCACTCCCATCCCTATGGAAAACTTTGGTCTGGCAGTTGCCTTTCTCGACATCACACAAAGAAGGCATGCAGAAGAAAAAATCGCCTACATGGCTTTTTTTGACCAACTCACAAACCTTCCCAATCGTAATTCTCTTATTGATAAACTATTTCCTATCTTTGAAGAAGCAAGAAGGCATGGAAACCTCGTCGGAGTTCTTGCAATTGATTTGGATAATTTCAAAATCATCAATGATTCCAGAGGCCATGACTTTGGTGACAAAATCATCAAACTAGTTGCTTATCGAATTCGAGAAAGTATACGAGTGTATGATTTGATCAGTAGACAAGGTGGAGATGAGTTTACAGTTGTATTACCTGATTTATCAAACGAAAGAGACGCAGCCGTCATTTCCGAATCTATTTTAGATGCGATGACACATCCATTTGTCATTGATGGCGAAAGGATATTTGTTAATATATCAATTGGTATCGCCTTATACCCAACAGACGGAAAAGATTCCAATACCCTTCTAAAAAATGCAGATAGTGCCCTCAACTTAGCAAAGTCGCAAGGGAAAAACTGTTATGTATTTTTCACTGAAGAACTCCAAACCGTTGTGGCAGAACGATTAGAAATCGAAAACCGGATGCGGATTGCCATCATCGAAAATCAATTCACTTTGATGTACCAACCCAAAATCGATCTTTATACAAAAAAACCAACGGGTGTAGAAGCTCTCATTCGTTGGCGTCATCCGGAACGTGGACTTATCTCTCCCAATGTTTTTATTCCCATCTCCGAAGAAACAGGAATGATTTTAGCAATTGGGGAATGGGTGATTAAGTCAGCCATCCAAACCATGAGGTATTGGAAAGATGAAGGGATTAATGATGTTTCAATGGCGGTCAATATTTCCACCAAACAGTTCAAACACGAAAGACTCATTTCAACCATTGCGGAAAACTTAAAACTATTCAAAGTGGATCCGCATGATTTAGAAGTGGAACTTACAGAAAGTTCCGTTATGGAAAATGCTGATGCTGCCGTTCGTACGATGCAAGAGATTCGAAAACTCGGGGCCAAAATCGCCATTGATGATTTTGGAACTGGGTATAGCAGTTTGGGGTATTTGAAAAAACTTCCCATTTCCTCCTTAAAAATTGACCGTTCTTTTGTATCTGAGATCACATCCGACAAAGATTCCAAAACCATCATCCATGCTGTTTCCAACCTAGCACATAACCTTGGTTTGAGTGTGGTTGCGGAAGGTGCGGAAACCGAGGAAC